CTTTTTAAACAAGAATTTATAGTAATGCTAATGGCACAGCCATTTCCTTGACTTTCTTAAATTACGGATCTGGTCATCTTCAAGTTTATTGCTCCAAATTCAGTATATTTGTTGATAAATATCAAAATTTGTCTCCCAACCTTCAATTCTTGCTTCCTACAATAGTAAAACCAAAATATATAGAACTTACTTGAAGAGGCCATTTTGGTCATGGCGAACTTGTGATACCACTAAAAATTCTATTATAGATTGTGTCAGGATCTAGCAACTCCATGGTCTATCCAGTGAGGATTTTGAGTGACCATTCTGATCTAAAAGGGTGCTCAAAATCTCACCCAAAAGGTTTAAAATTAGAACGTACGTAGTCCGGTTCGCTAAATGAGCATGTTTTCAGAGTGAAATTTCTGATAacacttagggctcgtttggttcgcgggaagcatttttccttcctaggaatatgattcctggaaaacaaattcctaggaagaggatgcctaggaaagtatttttggcatgtttggttgaccatgggaaagtgacaaatttccaaggtgcttatgtttggttggccatccactttcctaggaaagttatatataattcctattatgcccttaataaaaattagatttttaatgcctctttaatgcttctttaatactgaagggactttttgggaaaaagtaaaaatgaagtgattcccgcctcatgggaaagtaactttcccatgtttctcatgggaaagactttcccatgaaatgtgggaatcacattcccatgggaatacaactttcccttctctctcatttgaaaactccaaccaaacaagaggcatctcattactttcccgttgaccacactttccccccttcttttcccgcgaaccaaacgagcccttaccCGCACGGCCTTCTACTTCTCGCTGTTGCGCGATACGAAACGAGATAACTTCCGGCTTCTCGTTCTCGTTCTACTAACACTTACATTACGTTAACGTCAATATCCTACGGGATGTAACGAGTCAAGCCGTCCGTTTAGCCGCAGTAATGACACGCACGCCTCCCTCAATCCCACACGCTCGAGACGGAAGCCTTCCCTTTTTGCTTTCTTCGAAAAAAACCTTGAATCGGTCCTCCAGGCTCCAGTATTATTATAACTAACATCCTAACCCGGCCAGCTCCCTCATCACCCTCTCCACAAGAAGATGAGCTCAGTAGTAGGCCCTGACAGGAACCATGAAGAGGGCATGAGCAAGAAGGATGGAGAAGGGAACAAGGTCCAACAGGTCCCCTTCTTGAAGCTCTTCGCCTTCGCCGACGCATGGGACTACTTCCTTATGGCCTTGGGCTCCATAGGCGCCTGCGTTCACGGGGCATCCGTCCCCGTCTTCTTCATATTCTTCGGCAAGCTCATAAACATCATCGGCATCGCCTACCTCTTCCCTACGTCGGTAACGCATAGAGTTGCCAAGGTAAATAACGACGCAGCAACACTTGCAGTACGTAGTATTCATATTAATATATCCAGCTCTAAGATCTTGTATTATTTTTGCAGTACTCCTTGGATTTCGTTTATTTGGGGATCGTTATATTGTTCTCCTCATGGACTGGTACGTacgtgtttttttttctttctctgaaTCGTTTCTTGTGATGGTTTTGAGGGTCGAGAACTCTGAGAACTCGAAAGCTCTCTGAATCTTTTTGTCAGAGGTGGCTTGTTGGATGCACACGGGGGAGAGGCAAGCGGCAAAAATGAGGCTAGCCTACCTTCGCTCCATGTTAGATCAGGATATAGGAGTCTTCGACACGGAGGCTTCGACAGGAGAGGTGATCGCTGCTATTACTAGCGATATCATTGTAGTCCAGGATGCCATATCTGAGAAGGTATGTGAAACTCTGGCAAGAATTTCTCATTGTTTTGATGCTAGATATTTAAAAACGAAAAGTTAAAACAGATTTTGTAGTTTATTTATTTGGTTTCCAAAGTTTAGATCTTGGTAATAATGGGAGTAGGTGAAAATGATATTATTCCTTCCTGAAGGAGCCTTTACTTCCTGCCTTTATTTGGTTCTGTGGGTGATGTGCTTTCTACCTACTGTTCTTCATGAGCAAATGATGTTGGGATCGGATGTCTCTTCTTTTAAGGTCACTTTTCCATGCCATGTATTGTTTTGGTAATTGAGCAATAAGTAGAGTTGTTGCAAGCATTAATTGTCGACGgtaaaatagtgggaatactGTGCTTACCCCGCCATTTCTACTCCCTTTTAAGTTCCTGATACGTATAAATTTTGGGAAACTTGAATTGCATTTCTAAGTTTAGCGTACAACACATGGATTTTTAGGATTGTAGTACAACGCATGCGATGCGTGTGGCAGGGAATTTGGTATCACTTTTCTATACCTGAGTAAGAGATGagcatggaaaaatattttaaaagaaaaatgttgAAGTTGGAAAGGTTTTAGATcttgtcttttattttttttattttttttagatatattCGTATTAGAATTGTATGAGTCATctatttcagcaaaaaaaaaaaagtagccttgtggtaagggggcgataattccgcccaagttgcccgggttcgaaatgcacgggcgtcgattaaattaggggaccggatTCCCCACGCCCGGCTGGCTTGTTGGCGGttatactttccttccacttgtaccaaggtggcactggggtgacgtacccacacgtgaggcggtgaacccagtggggcgagcccacgggtcggggaaggcacgcgaaacctgcgacctgtatcgaacattccctagtggaaggggggctcagtaatggggctgctacgcaggtgggctggtccctccccctctcctccttttttttaaccaaaaaaaaaaaaaaatagtagtaatCAAAGGCAACCTCTAATTGTTCTTATGATATAAAGTAGAGAATGGAAACAATAAGAAAATACTTGAAATTATATTCTAAATTTTTTGATATTTGGCATTACCAATCTCCACCCCTCAAACAAAAATTATGCTCATAAATGACCTGCCATCGTAGCATGCAGCCTTTCATCCCTAATATTTGAATTCTTGGTTTTTGTCAACTCGCATTTTGTTagatgtttttattctttgcagAATTCTTTATCGAATGATGTATTTTGCATAAAGATATCAGAAATAGACTGATATTGGGGAAGCGGAATAGCGATGAATTCCCGATCTAAGATTTGTTATTTTTCAGCATAGTTTCAATTTGCTTCATCGAAACTCTAATTTTAGAATATATATAAGATTTTGGCTTATCAAacgaaaattataaaataattacaGAAAATGCTAAAGTAACAATGGAATCTCGAACAGCAAAAAGGATCACAGAGCTGATGACCTATTGTTGTGAACTTGTATTGTGTCATCTAGTGGCTGCTAATGATATATCTAAGAAGCCAATTACAGAGGAGCCATGCACAGCTAGTTTATTTATGTGAGATTCCTATATTATTGTAGTGTATTTCTTCGAATAAGTATATAGGTCATAGAGTACTAATTCATGTTTCTAAGTATGCACTTGGATGGGTTTGGGGGTTGTATTTTCGGTGCGAAAGAATGATGGATCTTCTTTCATGACTTCGACCATTAAGATCGTGCACAGATCTCCAAACACTTTGAACTTGCTCACTTGTCCACGTACACATATCTCAAAGCGACTATTATGCGATCCAATGGTGGATGTGagtgaagaaaaataaattatgcttCGAAAGGTGCACCCCTAGCCCTAGAGTGAATGCCAAACCGAGTTTTATGGACCATAAATAGGTAAGACGGTTAAAACTAGATTAGATATTCGGTGATCTTGAATAGTTTAAATATGAGGATAATATGGCAAGTGGCTATTAGAGAATGGACCAGTTTGCTGGATCTGGCCCATCTAATAATTTGTTCGAGGACCGTTCAGGGTACGCATCATGGTGTGTTTTTTTCCAATGAAACTAATCTTCCAGTGAAGCCCATCTCCATCATCCCAATTCCAATCCTTCACTCTTGGAGGGATCTGACGTTAAATCTTGATCATCATGTGCCGAAGAGAAGGTTCATTTACGAGTAGGGGTCCACCGGGAGGACATTCGCTGTAGCATCAGATCATGATCGTACGGTGTTGGTGAGAGAGGGAGGCCGGAAGTTTCATTGCGCCAGGCCCTTTGCACCCTACTTTAATTTGTTTCACGGAAAAAGCTTTGGCCTCCGGCCTCCGGCTGGCGTCATCAATGGGCGTTGTTTTATTCCCAGAATGCCCCTAACGTTGGCGGTTGGGGATTCGACCCCGTTCTAGCCtcttttttttatccttttatCAGCTGTTACGGTCGAGATGCACGTTGTTTTCATTTATGAGGCGAAAATTTTAGATGTTGCCGACATTTGAAAAGTTGTTCTTCCACATCATACGATGTGATTGGAGCTATGCACAGTTGAAATTGAACCATGAGTTATCACACTAGGGTGAATTTTTGTGTCATTTATTGGCTGCCGTTATAAGTATAATTTTGTGATTTTTAATCATAAAGTGCTTACTTTGGATCGTATTAGCGCCCTATAAATttgttgatatttttttttcctttgattaaAATGACAGTGGCATCCATTTGATTTGTGTATTAGACATTTAGATTAGAtggtaataaataaaatattggaTAGAGCCTCTAAATGGAAAGATTTGCGATGATTAGTTActtgtaaaagagagagaaatttgcGAGAGCAAATTCAATGCATTGTCTAGCTCATCATTTTGTTTCATTTGGTTCTACTTTTACAATTATTTGGTGGATTATATTCATTCTGGTTTAGTATAGAAAACTCTCATAAGAAAGGCAACAAAATCATAAGAAAGTTTCAAAATGACAAAgcattagaaaaaataaaaagttgagAGAAGTATTAATTTGTTTTAacataatataaattaaaatttattctTGTACCAGCTCGTACTTGTTAGGAAATGTGAAGAATATATATCAAGTTATGTTTTGCTCTAAAAAAAAAGACCTACATTTAGATATGATAAAATTTAGGTCAAATTGAGATCTACAATAAATCACAATCTTGTGCCACCtacttttttgttctttttattttttttcttttttattgaggGGAAGGGTGGGGGATGAGGGTAGAAAGATATCTTCATAATATTTAATTTCTACTGGTTATTCCAATTGAGGTAAACCAACTAAATAAGAAACCAGGCCATCTACAATATCCTCTCTTTGCTATCAACTATAAAAGTTGGATGATCCAGTGAATTTTGTTGATGTATACATGAGCTTTTGTTTTTGTATATATCTTAATATCCTATGTTTTTGTTGATCTAATATGTTTACCCATTTTCAATGCATATGCTTAACTACTACTAGATGAGTTAGTAGGTAGCAGAAAGCTACATGCCCTAGCTTAAATCCACAAGCAAATAATATGTTTACCCATTTTCATGTAATTAGATGTTTGACAAACTTGCAAAATAGAAAATGTTTGCCATCTTTTGTGTGAGAGGATGGTAGCTTGAAGGCTCGTAAATAATTTAAGTTATGTTTGTTTGTTATGGATTTAGAGGTTATTTTTATTAACAAAAATTATCGAGTAGCTAGTAGATGAAGGAAAATACTTCATCGTACGATGCCATTTTCTAGCCAGCATCAGCACATGGTGATTAATGAACCAATTTGTAGGGTCTACTACCCACATGATCCCTATGTAAGGTATTAATCATCAATTGCCATGGCAGATTGGTATACTAATATGTTTACCCATTTTCAATGCATATTCTTAACTACTACTAGATGAGTAAGTAGGTAGCAGAAAGCTACATGCCCTAGCTTAAATCCACGTGCAAATAATTATATTATGCTATAAGATTACAACTTTCATATAATTAGATGTTCGACAAATTTGCAAGATAGAAAATGTTTGCCATCTTTTGTGTGAGAGGATGGTAGTTCGAAAGCTCGTAAATAATTTAAGTCATGCTTGTTTGTCATGGATTTAGAGGTtatttttattaagaaaattttatcgaGTAGCTAGTAGATGAAGGAAAATACTTCATCGTACAATGCCATTTTCTAGCTAGCACCAGCACATAGTGATTAATGAACCAATTTGTAGGGTCTACCACCCACATGATCCCTATGTAAGGTATTAATCATTAATTGTCACGGCGGATTGGTATACTATGTGGGGATCGGATTGATGCCCGGTAACAAGAATATTAAAGAAATTATTTAGACTTCTCTGgtcaaaccaaaattattgttcTACTGCTTGAGTTCCTAGCTTCATATGAAGTCGGGTGAGTATTTGCAATATAATTGTATGTAAGTCCAAAttgaattttatattatttcaaGGCCCTAACTCAAAAGTTTTGGCTAGGAGAAATGGCTTCAtttggttaaaaaaattaagttgaaAAATACTATACTTATATCCCTCATTAAACGTTGAGTTACTTGCAAGTCCCAAAATTATAACATTCACATAGAATCAGCTGGATTCGAATTttacaaaaattaaatcatttgcatgagaagaaaaatataaccatgtttttgttaaattttaaattacttACCACAAGTCAAAAAATTCATATAAATTCGACAGCATTCGCCATCTTTATTGTATGTTTTTTCTCATATGAAGACTTTATATGGTCGATCTCAAATTATTTAGCTTTATATAACAAAGCATATACGCTTATACTCAAGAAAACCTccggattttctttttttttttcgactTCATACCCTTGTTCCTTCGCGAATCCATGGCGACCGCCGCTCTTCCCCAACACGGAGCTCCCCGGCGAGCGATGAGGCGGTGATCCTCCTCCGTCGTCGTCCCTTAGCGCCATGGCTAAGCCTAAGGCTAGGGTTAGAGTTTCGGAGGGGAAGGGGATGATCGTGGAATGGCTAGGTTAGGCTTTCTCTATCGTTTAGACTGGCGAAGAATTTGCATAGAGTTTTCGGTTcaattgctttaaattcttcGATCGTTGATGGATTTCAACGAACATCTTGAATGCAAGTTCTTAGGTGTAACCAATCAAAGCTCACCATTGGCTAATAATTGAACTAAAGCGCAAACTTTGTCTTAGGTTGGCAATTTCTTGCACTACATCAGCCGATTCGTCGCCGGCTTCGCCGTCGGATTCGCCCACATCTGGCAGATCGGCCTCGTCACCCTCTCCATCGTCCCGCTTATCGCCATTGCCGGCGGCATCTACGCCTACATCGCGACCGGCCTCATCGCCCGAGTCCGGAAATCCTACGTCAAGGCCGGAGAGATAGCCGAAGAGGTCCAGCTCCAATTCTCCGCATCttaatccttttcttttcctgatATACATTCGTATAAGTTGTCTAAACTGGGTGAATAATTTGTATTAATTTTGGTCTCTGATGTTTATGTGTGTAGGTGATAGGCAACGTTCGGACCGTGCAAGCGTTTGTAGGGGAGGACAAGGCGGTGAGGGCTTATAGGAATGCCCTACTGAAGACTTACAGTTATGGGAAGAAGGGCGGGCTGGCCAAGGGACTTGGTCTTGGGTCCATGCACTGTGTTCTCTTCTGCTCATGGGCTCTGCTTGTGTGGTTCGCTAGCATTGTTGTCCATAAGAATATATCGAATGGAGGAGAGTCGTTTACAACAATGCTCAATGTTGTCATCTCTGGACTGTAAGTTTCACCAACCTATTGTTTGATGGTTATGTTCTGTTTCCAGGATGTAATTCAACCCTGAAACATGGAACAAGAAGACTAACCTTTAatggtaaaaaaagaaaaaaatgtggtttatgaacccattaaaattttcaatttgAATTTTTGTGATGGTTCTACACATTAGATTTGGTATTGCGTTCCAATTCATTCCCATTCAATTGATTAATCATGTCCTGTAGGGCAGGCAGTTATTATATCTAGTCTCCAGTAATCGCTTTATAGAAGAATGGCATTTCTGGTAGGTATGCCTCATGCAGTTTTGGTACAATGATTTGTTTcaaagtggtaacttgttcatgGAACATCAACATACAATGTAACTTTTGTAGGAAAATATATCTGTTGAATATCCTTTACACTACTATTTAATGCTTCGAAATGGTTCTGCAAGTTCATCTGTTTTTTCTTTGGATCATTGCTTTTATTTGTTAAAAAATCATACGGAGATTATTTTTGAACATATCATTGCAACGGAATTTCCAGGAACTGAGAGAACATGAAAGCAAACATATTATCTTGTTTCTAATttctcaaactgatatcataaGGCAATGGCCTTAATATCAAAAGTCAACAAGGTTATTCCAAACATAATGCTATTTGAAATGCTCTTCAGGTCATTAGGCCAGGCAGCGCCAAACATTTCCACATTCCTCAGAGCAAGAACTGCCGCATACCCAATCTTCAAGATGATAGAGAGGAACACTGTTAACAAAACAAGTGCAAGGACAGGCCGGACGCTACCTAGTGTTGAGGGGCACATCCAGTTCTGCAATGTGTGCTTTAGCTACCCATCACGTCCTGATGTCTTCATCTTCAATGGTTTAAATCTAGACATACCATCTGGGAAAATTGTTGCCCTTGTTGGTGGAAGTGGGTCAGGAAAGAGCACGGTGATCTCGCTCATTGAGCGGTTCTATGAGCCCCTCTTTGGGGCAATACTACTGGATGGCCATAACATTAAGGAATTGGAGCTCAAATGGTTGAGGCAGCAGATTGGGCTGGTCAATCAGGAGCCTGCCCTTTTTGCCACAAGCATCCGGGAGAATATCCTCTATGGGAAAGATGATGCGACGTTGGATGAGATAACACGTGCTGCCAAGCTTTCAGAGGCCATCACTTTTATAAACCACCTTCCTGATCGATATGAGACACAGGTCATTGTTCTCTGTCTTATTCTTACAATTGTCATGCTAGTAAGTAGTAACAGCTTGTCATTCTTCTTATAAGCTTAGAACATAGATGAACCAATATTGCAGGTTGGTGAGCGTGGTGTTCAATTATCAGGTGGGCAAAAGCAGCGTATTGCAATATCAAGAGCAATACTTAAGAACCCTTCTATCCTCCTTCTTGATGAAGCTACGAGTGCACTTGATGCTGAGTCCGAGAAGAGTGTTCAAGAGGCACTCGATAGGGTCATGGTGGGTCGCACTACAGTTGTGGTTGCGCATAGGCTGTCCACAATCAGGAATGCAGATGTCATTGCAGTTGTCCAAGATGGGAAGGTTGTGGAGACTGGAACTCATGAGCAGCTCATGTCAGATCCTTGCAGTAACTATGCGTCGCTAGTTCAGCTGCAAGAAGCCTCTTATCAACAATGCTCATCATACTCAGAGAGCAGCGGTACAGCACGACCTCTAAGGTAATTCTACTTCTTAGTATTGGCCTACATTGCACACATGTTGGAATGCTGGCTTACTCACGTCCTTTGTTTTAGCATCAAATATTCTCGAGAACTGTCTGGTAGAAACACAAGCTTGGGAGCGAGCTTCCGCTCTGAAAAAGATTCCGTTAGCCTCTATGCTCCTGAATCAAATGATTCACCAAAAGTGAGGCATGTGTCCGTTAAAAGATTATACTCCATGGTGCGGCCTGACTGGATCTTCGGTGTTTTTGGCACTATAGGTGCCCTTGTGGCTGGTTCCCAAATGCCACTATTTGCTCTTGGAGTAACACAAGCTCTCGTTTCCTACTATATGGGTTGGGAGACAACACAGAGGGAAGTAAAAAAGATTGCAATCCTATTCTGTGGTGGTGCTGTTCTCACTGTCATATTCCATGTCATTGAGCACCTCAACTTTGGTATTATGGGTGAAAGACTGACACTTAGAGTGAGAGAGGAGATGTTTGGAGGTAAGTTGCTTGACTAGATTTCCTTTGTTTAGTATACCGTTGATATTGCTTTTCTGAATTATGCTTCCATGAAAGTCCCTATCTAACCCATGCCTCTATAAACTGATATAACCAATGTATAAATCGTTCAACTTTGATGCCATGTTAACTATTACCCTACTATCCTATTTGGAGAATTAGGAGCCTTTTGTATGATTAACgagaaaaaagaagggaaaaactaTCTGTAtatttgcagaaaaattatAGCTTGTATATTTCCTCAAAAGAA
Above is a genomic segment from Phoenix dactylifera cultivar Barhee BC4 chromosome 2, palm_55x_up_171113_PBpolish2nd_filt_p, whole genome shotgun sequence containing:
- the LOC103714592 gene encoding ABC transporter B family member 2-like, translating into MSSVVGPDRNHEEGMSKKDGEGNKVQQVPFLKLFAFADAWDYFLMALGSIGACVHGASVPVFFIFFGKLINIIGIAYLFPTSVTHRVAKYSLDFVYLGIVILFSSWTEVACWMHTGERQAAKMRLAYLRSMLDQDIGVFDTEASTGEVIAAITSDIIVVQDAISEKVGNFLHYISRFVAGFAVGFAHIWQIGLVTLSIVPLIAIAGGIYAYIATGLIARVRKSYVKAGEIAEEVIGNVRTVQAFVGEDKAVRAYRNALLKTYSYGKKGGLAKGLGLGSMHCVLFCSWALLVWFASIVVHKNISNGGESFTTMLNVVISGLSLGQAAPNISTFLRARTAAYPIFKMIERNTVNKTSARTGRTLPSVEGHIQFCNVCFSYPSRPDVFIFNGLNLDIPSGKIVALVGGSGSGKSTVISLIERFYEPLFGAILLDGHNIKELELKWLRQQIGLVNQEPALFATSIRENILYGKDDATLDEITRAAKLSEAITFINHLPDRYETQVGERGVQLSGGQKQRIAISRAILKNPSILLLDEATSALDAESEKSVQEALDRVMVGRTTVVVAHRLSTIRNADVIAVVQDGKVVETGTHEQLMSDPCSNYASLVQLQEASYQQCSSYSESSGTARPLSIKYSRELSGRNTSLGASFRSEKDSVSLYAPESNDSPKVRHVSVKRLYSMVRPDWIFGVFGTIGALVAGSQMPLFALGVTQALVSYYMGWETTQREVKKIAILFCGGAVLTVIFHVIEHLNFGIMGERLTLRVREEMFGAILRNEIGWFDDTNNTSAMLSSRLETDATLLRTIVVDRSTILLQNIGMIVTSLIIAFILNWRLTLVVLATYPLMVSGHISEKLFMQGYGGNLNKAYLKANMLAAEAVSNIRTVAAFCSEGKVIDLYANELKEPSRRSFRRGQSAGVFYGVSQFFLFASYALALWYGSVLMGKELASFKSVMKSFMVLIVTALAMGETLALAPDIIKGNQMVGSVFEVIDRKTEVLGDVGEDVGRVEGAIEMKGVKFCYPSRPEAIIFKDFDLKVKAGKSMALVGTSGSGKSSVLALILRFYDPTAGKVLIDGKDIKKLRLKSLRMHIGLVQQEPALFATSIYDNILYGKDGATEAEVIEAAKLANAHSFISALPEGYSTKVGERGVQLSGGQKQRVAIARAIIKNPAILLLDEATSALDVESERVVQQALDRVMKNRTTVMVAHRLSTIQNADVISVLQNGKIIEQGDHSTLVENKNGAYFKLISLQQRQQQQK